The nucleotide sequence GATCTGTCGCTCCTGGCGGTTGATATAGCCTTCATATTTCACATCCAGTTCCACCTGGTAACGAATCGGCTCCTCAAAAGCAGAAAGTTCTGGAATCGTTTCCTGGAGGCTGACCATGGTGACTTCAGGCATCTTGAGTGCCTGAATTGCACTCTTCTCGCCTACCTTCCGCTGACGGAGCAGATCCTTCACCGTTTCCATCTTCTCCATTTTTTGCTGAAGACGGGAGAGGCTCTCTTCAGATTGCAATCCAACGCGGAATCCTTTCTCGGTAAGGCGTTGGTCGCAGCTATCATGACGAAGATTAAGCCGATATTCAGCTCTGCTGGTAAACATGCGGTAGGGTTCCTTGGTCCCCATGGTTACCAGGTCATCAATAAGTACCCCTGTGTAGGCTTCATTACGACTGAGCACCAGAGGGGCCTCCCCTTTGAGCTTCTGCGCTGCATTGATTCCTGCCATCAATCCCTGACAGGCAGCTTCCTCATACCCACTGGTACCATTAGTCTGGCCTGCGATGAAGAGATTCTCAACCAGCTTGCTCTCCAAGGAAGGGAATAGGGCTTGGGGATCGATGAAATCATATTCTACAGCATAGGCTGGACGCATAATCTGTGCATGTTCCAAGCCAGCGATACTGTGGACAAAGTCCCACTGCACATCTTCAGGAAGGGAGGAAGAGATACCGTTAAGGTACATCTCCTCTGTACCGATACCCTCAGGTTCCACGAAAATCTGGTGTCGGTCACGATCGGGGAATCGAACCACCTTGTCTTCGATTGAAGGACAATAGCGTGGTCCGGTGCCAATGATTTTCCCACCATAGAGGGGTGAACGATGGATATTATCCTGGATGATTGCGTGGGTCTTCTCATTGGTCCACGTAATGTAGCAAGGAACCTTGGGCCGCTTGATGCTATCATAATCGAAGCTGAAGGGCATCATAAGCTCCTCCCCATCCTGCAACTCCATCTTGTCGAAATCCAGGGATGACTTGCGTACCCTGGCAGGGGTACCGGTCTTCAACCTCCCCACCGGGAAACCCTTTTTCCTGAGATTCGTACCCAGTCCAATGGCAGCCGGCTCATCCAAGCGACCGT is from uncultured Sphaerochaeta sp. and encodes:
- the mnmG gene encoding tRNA uridine-5-carboxymethylaminomethyl(34) synthesis enzyme MnmG; its protein translation is MDYDAIVVGGGHAGIEASLALSRIGYKTLLITQNLDAIGRLSCNPAIGGLSKGNIVREVDALGGEMAHLIDHSMIQYRILNRRRGPAVQAPRAQADKFTYARLAKETLEREHNLSLFMDTVVDFLLDSTGKQLVGVVTQRRHTISAKVVVLTTGTFMEGRIFIGEYDAPNGRLDEPAAIGLGTNLRKKGFPVGRLKTGTPARVRKSSLDFDKMELQDGEELMMPFSFDYDSIKRPKVPCYITWTNEKTHAIIQDNIHRSPLYGGKIIGTGPRYCPSIEDKVVRFPDRDRHQIFVEPEGIGTEEMYLNGISSSLPEDVQWDFVHSIAGLEHAQIMRPAYAVEYDFIDPQALFPSLESKLVENLFIAGQTNGTSGYEEAACQGLMAGINAAQKLKGEAPLVLSRNEAYTGVLIDDLVTMGTKEPYRMFTSRAEYRLNLRHDSCDQRLTEKGFRVGLQSEESLSRLQQKMEKMETVKDLLRQRKVGEKSAIQALKMPEVTMVSLQETIPELSAFEEPIRYQVELDVKYEGYINRQERQINRFEKLESLHISQDFDYDALDGLSAEGKEKLKRVMPISVGQASRISGVRNSDIALLIVHLDRGGNRER